A portion of the Mycobacterium paraseoulense genome contains these proteins:
- a CDS encoding molybdopterin-containing oxidoreductase family protein: MATESETTIVRSTFCRICESRCGIDVQVQGGRITRIGPDKANPYSWQDFCSKGRSAAEVVYHPRRLKWPMRRVDGGYRRASWAEATEDIARRLNAIRDRFGPDSIAAYLGNPVGFNGANVAWFASFVRALGTNNMFSVSSVDQNNLERVCYEMYGRWLIPLVPDVDECDYFLLVGMNPAVSTFGWIHNVPNGWRRVLTRQADGATVVIVDPNRTQSAEQASRHISVWPGQDWALLLAMLAVIVRNRLARFPDQPAVTGLGELDRLAREVDLTDLAMRCRVPADVIESTARGFASARTAMCVAHTGVAHNGEGVLAEWLSHVLNAITGRLDTVGGRRFEPGYTSIKDSFGTSPPKPSRVRSLPAVAGARSLAELADEILTPGDGQIKALICNSGNPVISGPHGNRLEGALAQLDLLVAIDLVQRESHAHADWLLPAAHFLERDDFLPIYSSFEDQPFAQLAQAVVQPPDDAREEWMFFRDLALALELPMFGPATASMTPRAMWKKLVDDGGKLSWSDVEGSPHGVVYGDKEYGRLAEAVATSDGAVHLAPEPFLQRVRAVLDAAPASPSPDWPLLLSNQRWKSAMNSWLNDTPTALKRQSANTVYLNTDDAAPLGISSGDVVRVSSRTATLECTAEVSSAPRQGVVILGHGWGSRVFDPHGAEPPAAYGVNRNALVADADVDPLSGTPAFGIVEVRVAKV, from the coding sequence ATGGCCACCGAATCCGAGACAACCATCGTCAGGTCGACCTTCTGCCGGATCTGCGAATCCCGCTGCGGGATCGATGTGCAGGTGCAGGGCGGGCGAATCACTCGCATCGGACCGGACAAGGCGAATCCCTATTCGTGGCAGGACTTCTGCTCCAAGGGCCGTTCCGCGGCGGAGGTGGTGTATCACCCCCGCCGCCTGAAGTGGCCCATGCGCCGGGTCGACGGCGGCTATCGCCGCGCCAGCTGGGCCGAGGCAACCGAGGATATCGCTAGGCGGCTGAACGCGATTCGCGATCGGTTCGGCCCCGACTCGATCGCCGCGTACCTGGGAAATCCCGTCGGTTTCAACGGCGCCAATGTTGCATGGTTCGCCAGCTTCGTCCGTGCGCTGGGTACCAACAACATGTTCTCCGTGTCGTCGGTCGATCAGAACAACCTCGAACGGGTGTGCTACGAGATGTACGGCCGGTGGCTCATACCTCTCGTTCCAGACGTCGACGAGTGCGACTACTTCCTTCTGGTTGGCATGAACCCAGCCGTTTCCACGTTCGGCTGGATTCACAACGTGCCGAACGGATGGCGACGAGTGCTGACGCGGCAGGCCGACGGAGCAACGGTCGTGATCGTGGATCCCAATCGCACACAAAGCGCCGAACAGGCCAGTCGGCATATCTCGGTGTGGCCGGGCCAAGATTGGGCATTGCTGCTAGCCATGCTTGCCGTCATCGTCCGCAACAGACTGGCGCGCTTCCCTGACCAACCCGCGGTGACTGGCCTCGGCGAACTCGATCGCCTCGCCCGCGAAGTAGATCTCACCGACCTCGCCATGCGTTGCCGAGTTCCCGCCGACGTCATCGAATCCACTGCGCGCGGTTTCGCCTCAGCACGTACGGCGATGTGTGTCGCCCACACTGGCGTAGCACACAACGGCGAAGGTGTGCTGGCCGAGTGGCTCAGTCACGTACTCAACGCCATCACCGGTCGCCTCGACACCGTGGGCGGACGGCGGTTCGAGCCGGGCTACACATCGATCAAGGACTCCTTCGGCACGAGCCCACCTAAGCCGAGCAGAGTGCGCTCCCTACCCGCCGTGGCGGGTGCCCGCTCGCTTGCCGAACTCGCGGATGAGATCCTCACACCAGGCGATGGACAGATCAAAGCGTTGATCTGCAACAGCGGCAATCCAGTGATCAGCGGGCCACACGGCAACCGCCTCGAAGGTGCACTCGCTCAACTGGATCTGCTGGTGGCTATCGACTTAGTTCAGCGGGAAAGCCACGCTCACGCCGACTGGTTGCTACCGGCCGCGCACTTCCTCGAGCGGGATGACTTTCTGCCGATCTACTCCTCGTTCGAGGACCAACCGTTCGCTCAGCTCGCCCAGGCAGTCGTGCAACCCCCTGACGATGCTCGCGAGGAGTGGATGTTCTTCCGCGACCTGGCGTTGGCCCTGGAGCTGCCGATGTTCGGCCCGGCGACGGCCTCCATGACACCACGGGCGATGTGGAAGAAGCTCGTCGACGACGGCGGCAAGCTCTCGTGGTCCGATGTCGAGGGCAGCCCACACGGAGTGGTTTACGGCGACAAGGAATACGGTCGGCTCGCCGAGGCCGTCGCCACGTCTGACGGAGCCGTGCATCTGGCTCCAGAACCGTTCCTCCAGCGGGTACGCGCGGTCCTGGACGCCGCACCAGCGTCACCGTCACCGGACTGGCCGCTGCTGCTATCCAATCAACGCTGGAAGTCGGCGATGAACTCGTGGCTGAACGACACCCCGACCGCACTGAAGCGGCAGTCGGCCAACACTGTCTACCTCAACACCGATGATGCTGCACCACTCGGGATTTCAAGCGGCGATGTCGTGAGGGTGTCCTCCCGCACCGCAACGTTGGAGTGCACTGCCGAAGTGAGTTCCGCACCGCGTCAAGGGGTGGTGATCCTCGGCCACGGCTGGGGGTCGCGGGTTTTCGACCCGCATGGTGCCGAGCCGCCAGCCGCCTACGGCGTCAATCGCAACGCTTTGGTAGCAGATGCGGACGTCGACCCGCTTTCGGGGACTCCCGCCTTCGGCATCGTCGAAGTCAGGGTAGCCAAGGTTTGA
- a CDS encoding ABC transporter substrate-binding protein: MAIIQDWGVGLQPLYDQYDATQLAFDEAHQSGLLDRPVELKVVEVEGLPYARATTILDAVERSVREFAPIAIIGPHTSENVPVINPYVEEVGIPFIAMCGGLELAGPWTFLTPNGTFCDEAVLMVDHAVDVAGARKLGVIREDNLLGDEYTTYMKKRAHERDASFVADVRVGSFIDADTAAAAVTMMRDSGVEAYMYVGFGANAFSVLGASQKLAAEGYAAARITMSIFMGTIDGLSQYTGLIDNFEGWVGVDQFDERNTTFTSMLDRFEKRFGRRPVHCYTAQGYDMGNVVAHGLATAKPHSRDGLRRSLEKIRRLDAAVGGPGNHISFGHYDHRGYKGDYITMRTVVGGINVLAAD; encoded by the coding sequence GTGGCGATCATCCAGGACTGGGGAGTCGGCCTGCAGCCGCTCTACGATCAATACGACGCCACCCAACTCGCCTTCGACGAGGCGCATCAGAGCGGGTTACTCGACCGCCCGGTGGAGCTGAAGGTCGTCGAGGTGGAGGGGTTGCCCTACGCGCGGGCGACGACGATCTTGGACGCGGTCGAGCGATCGGTGCGGGAGTTCGCACCGATCGCCATCATCGGCCCCCATACGTCGGAGAATGTGCCTGTCATCAATCCCTACGTGGAAGAGGTCGGGATCCCGTTCATCGCGATGTGCGGCGGCCTGGAACTCGCAGGTCCGTGGACGTTCTTGACTCCGAACGGGACCTTCTGTGACGAGGCGGTTCTGATGGTGGACCACGCGGTCGACGTGGCCGGTGCGCGCAAGCTCGGTGTCATCCGCGAGGACAACCTTCTCGGCGACGAATACACGACGTATATGAAGAAGCGCGCTCACGAGCGGGACGCATCATTTGTGGCAGACGTGCGCGTCGGGTCGTTCATCGACGCCGACACCGCCGCGGCCGCAGTGACTATGATGCGTGACTCCGGTGTCGAGGCCTACATGTACGTGGGGTTCGGTGCCAATGCGTTCTCGGTGCTCGGCGCTTCTCAGAAGCTTGCGGCCGAAGGCTACGCCGCTGCACGCATCACGATGTCGATCTTCATGGGCACCATTGACGGACTTTCTCAGTACACCGGGCTGATCGACAACTTCGAAGGTTGGGTCGGCGTCGATCAGTTCGACGAACGGAACACCACATTCACGTCCATGCTTGACCGTTTCGAGAAGCGGTTTGGGCGACGGCCGGTGCACTGCTACACCGCGCAGGGATACGACATGGGCAACGTGGTGGCCCATGGATTGGCAACGGCGAAGCCGCATTCGCGCGACGGCTTGCGCCGAAGCTTGGAGAAAATACGGAGGTTGGACGCCGCCGTCGGCGGCCCTGGCAACCATATCTCCTTCGGTCACTACGACCATCGCGGTTATAAGGGCGACTACATCACCATGCGCACGGTCGTAGGTGGAATAAATGTGCTCGCCGCGGATTGA
- a CDS encoding cytochrome c oxidase subunit 3, with amino-acid sequence MLIFAEMFGIYGWYRADHYEVFQNAQSKVIPAFGLAYTVILLTSSWLVVLAIGAARKGEIELADKLAGGGLALGVSFAVLKLIEYGIKLSQGITPVTNDFFMFFFVMTFVHLLHASVGIGVLAYMRLRIRRLTPGAPSGSKSFGVIETCGIYWHMVDLLWIVLFALFYLRG; translated from the coding sequence ATGCTGATCTTCGCCGAGATGTTTGGCATTTACGGCTGGTATCGGGCTGATCACTACGAAGTCTTCCAAAATGCGCAGAGCAAGGTGATCCCTGCGTTCGGGCTGGCCTATACCGTGATCCTGCTGACCAGTTCGTGGCTGGTGGTGTTGGCGATCGGTGCGGCGCGCAAGGGCGAGATCGAGTTGGCCGACAAATTGGCCGGGGGCGGTCTGGCATTGGGTGTGTCTTTCGCCGTTCTGAAGCTGATCGAGTACGGAATCAAGCTGTCGCAGGGCATCACTCCTGTCACCAACGACTTCTTCATGTTCTTCTTCGTCATGACATTCGTGCACCTGTTACATGCTTCGGTGGGCATCGGTGTGCTCGCCTACATGCGCCTGAGGATTCGCAGGCTGACCCCAGGCGCCCCTTCGGGCTCCAAGAGCTTCGGGGTTATCGAGACCTGTGGGATCTACTGGCACATGGTGGATCTCCTGTGGATCGTCCTGTTCGCGCTGTTCTACCTGAGAGGCTGA
- a CDS encoding cytochrome C oxidase subunit IV family protein: MKELVRQRATVSFAMLLVATLVAFWLTVGHGGTVLSEGQALIWTEVIVLAFVKVRWVLLDFMELRSAPIGLRLLYESWGVGVAAVLIAFAWLVA; the protein is encoded by the coding sequence ATGAAGGAACTGGTGCGCCAGCGGGCAACCGTCTCGTTCGCTATGCTGCTCGTCGCCACCCTGGTGGCCTTCTGGCTGACGGTCGGCCATGGCGGCACGGTGCTGAGCGAGGGGCAAGCACTGATCTGGACAGAGGTCATCGTGCTCGCGTTCGTCAAGGTGCGGTGGGTGCTCCTCGATTTTATGGAGTTGAGGTCTGCGCCAATCGGTTTGAGGCTGCTATATGAATCGTGGGGGGTCGGGGTGGCGGCGGTGCTGATCGCCTTCGCGTGGTTGGTGGCCTGA